Within the Planctomycetaceae bacterium genome, the region ATCTCAACTGTTCAGAAGAGTCAAATTGTCGGACAAGAATCGTGATTTCCCATATTCCGAACAACAATCGCCCTGCTGGAATCTCCCACCGGATCGAATAAAATCCCGCAGGTTGCATATTTTCTGCAATCGAGCCTGGTTTTGCATAGCCCCGCTGCGCTCAATTACTAAGAACGCCTTTCTTCGGCAAATTCCAACCAGGCGCACTATCGCCCCCAAACGCATCTTATTATCGGAACTGTTTATTTTTTCCAGTTTATGTTTCCATCCGGCAACGCACCTGGTTAGTTTCTGCGCATAATTGAGGCACCTTGGGTAATGTGCGAGGGATCTATCCTTTGCACGATGGCTGAGAACAACTTGTAAGTGGCTGAGGCGTGTCAGCTGCAGAATCCAGTGTAAGGATCTTGGGTTTACTGGAGGAGTTTAAAGGTATGCGTTTGTTTTTGTCACTCGCAGCAGCTGTTCTGATGACAGCTTCTGCACAGGCTGGTAGCTGTTGCGGCAGCAAAGTCAGCTCATGTTGCTCTGCCCCTTGTGCATCAAGCTGCAGCCCATGTGGCGCCAGCTCGTGTGGTTCAAGCTGCGGATCAGCAAGCGCTTGCGGTGCTGTATCATCATGTGGTGCTGCACCTGCATGCGGCACGTGGGAAACAGTTGAGCGAACTGTCATGGTTCCTCAAACCGTTACCGAAACACGAACTGTCACTGTCAATGTTCCTGTCACGGAAGAGCGACAGGGCACACGAACCGTTTGCAAGACGGTTTACGACGAAGTTGCTCAGAACTACACCGTTAAGGTGCCAGTTCAGGAGCAGAAGACCGGCACTCGAACTGTTTGCAAGACTGTTTGGGAAGACCAGACATCTGAGTACACAGTGATGGTTCCACACACTGAAGAGCGAAGCGGCACACGAACTGTCTGCAAGACCGTTTGTGAAGACGTTGAGCAGTCTTACACAGTGATGGTTCCACACACTGAAGAGCGAAGCGGCACACGAACTGTTTGCAAGACTGTTTGGGAAGACCAGACATCTGAGTACACGGTCATGGTTCCTCACACTGAAGCCCGCACTGGCACACGAACTGTTTGCCACACTGTTCCTGTCACCAAGACTCGAACAGTCTGTCAGGATCAGGGTCACTGGGAAGAGCGAGTTGTTTCTTCAGGCTGCAACAGCTGTGGTTCAGCTCCAGCTTGTGGTTCATGCGGTGGCTGTGCTCCAGCTCACAGCTGTGGTGGATGTGCTTCTGCATGTGCATCAGCTTGTGGTGGCTGTGGCGTAGCAAGTGCTTGCGGTGCTGTTGCTTCCAGCTGCGGTGGATGTGCTCACACCACCCGCGTTTGGGTTCCAAACATGGTTGAGTCTCAGGTTGAGTACACTGCTTACGAAACTCAGCAGGCTCAGGAAGAGTACACCTACAACGTAACTGTCTGCAAGCCAGAAACTCGTACCCGTACAGTGAAGGTTGCTCGTCAGGTTTCTGAGCAGGTTCCTTACACCTACAACGTAACCGTCTGCAAGCCAGAAACTCGTACATGCACAGTGAAGGTTGCTCGCCAGGTTTCTGAGCAGCAGGAATACACCTACACCGTTTGTAACTACGTTGATGAGCAGCGTACACGAACAGTGAAGGTTGC harbors:
- a CDS encoding heterocycloanthracin/sonorensin family bacteriocin, encoding MVPQTVTETRTVTVNVPVTEERQGTRTVCKTVYDEVAQNYTVKVPVQEQKTGTRTVCKTVWEDQTSEYTVMVPHTEERSGTRTVCKTVCEDVEQSYTVMVPHTEERSGTRTVCKTVWEDQTSEYTVMVPHTEARTGTRTVCHTVPVTKTRTVCQDQGHWEERVVSSGCNSCGSAPACGSCGGCAPAHSCGGCASACASACGGCGVASACGAVASSCGGCAHTTRVWVPNMVESQVEYTAYETQQAQEEYTYNVTVCKPETRTRTVKVARQVSEQVPYTYNVTVCKPETRTCTVKVARQVSEQQEYTYTVCNYVDEQRTRTVKVARQVTEEVPYTYHVTVCKQEQREVQVQVCRMVEQVVSQQVYHPAAPACGGCSAAPACGGCSAAPACGSCH